In the genome of Palaemon carinicauda isolate YSFRI2023 chromosome 20, ASM3689809v2, whole genome shotgun sequence, one region contains:
- the LOC137659994 gene encoding putative CENPB DNA-binding domain-containing protein 1: MGPKQASANKGIEKKKRMMTMEMKHEIIAKHESGVRVTEPARHYKSSTSTICTILKQKDAIKSTKPSKGVTILSKLRSDIHDEMERLFLIWIKEKHLAGDSVTETIICE; the protein is encoded by the coding sequence atgggtccaaagcaagcgagtgctaATAAGGGTATtgagaagaaaaagcgtatgatgacaatggagatgaagcatgaaataatcgcaaaacatgagagtggcgtaagagtgactgagccgGCGCGCCATTACAAGAGCAGTACatcgactatatgtaccatcctcaagcagaaggatgctataaagagcaccaagccttccaaaggagtaaccatcctttccaagctgcgcagtgatatccatgacgagatggagagactttttttaatatggataaaggagaaacactTGGCAGGAGATAGTGTGACCGAGACTATCATATGTGAATAA